The following proteins come from a genomic window of Azoarcus sp. PA01:
- a CDS encoding ParA family protein — MRRVVFNQKGGVGKSTITCNLAAISAHRGRRTLVVDLDPQGNSTQYLLGRSGGEVDTTLADFFDQTLNFKLNPKKTTGFVVPSPFEGLDVMPSHPGLEDLQGKLESRYKIYKLRDALEELSGRYDCIYIDTPPALNFYTRSALIAAHGCLIPFDCDEFSRRALYSLLENVQEIRSDHNRELQVEGIVVNQFQARAALPQKVVQELIDEGLPVLTPYLSASVKIKESHEQARPMIHLDAKHKLAQEYVALHDSLARKYGA, encoded by the coding sequence ATGCGACGCGTGGTGTTCAATCAGAAAGGCGGAGTCGGCAAGTCGACCATTACCTGCAACCTCGCGGCGATCAGCGCCCACCGGGGCCGGCGTACCCTGGTCGTCGACCTCGACCCGCAGGGCAACTCGACCCAGTATCTGCTCGGCCGCTCCGGCGGGGAGGTCGACACGACGCTGGCGGATTTCTTCGACCAGACACTCAACTTCAAGCTGAACCCGAAGAAGACGACCGGGTTCGTCGTCCCGAGCCCATTCGAGGGGCTCGACGTGATGCCTTCGCACCCGGGACTCGAAGACCTGCAGGGCAAGCTCGAGTCGCGCTACAAGATCTACAAGCTGCGCGACGCACTCGAGGAGCTGTCCGGGCGCTACGACTGCATCTACATCGACACGCCGCCGGCGCTCAATTTCTATACCCGCTCGGCGCTGATCGCCGCCCACGGCTGCCTGATCCCGTTCGACTGCGACGAGTTTTCCCGCCGCGCGCTGTACTCGCTGCTGGAAAACGTCCAGGAAATCCGCAGCGACCACAATCGCGAGCTGCAGGTCGAAGGGATCGTCGTCAACCAGTTCCAGGCCCGCGCCGCACTGCCGCAGAAAGTCGTGCAGGAACTGATCGACGAAGGCCTGCCGGTGCTGACGCCCTATTTGTCCGCCTCCGTGAAAATCAAGGAATCCCACGAGCAAGCGCGGCCGATGATCCATCTCGACGCGAAACACAAGCTCGCGCAGGAGTACGTCGCGCTGCACGACTCGCTCGCGCGCAAATACGGCGCGTGA